The genomic interval AATACCGCTCCGCCACGCGCGTCAACACGGTGGACGATCCGTCGGCGCAGGCGCTTGCCGAAGTGGCGCAGAATCAACTGTCGGCGGGGGATGCGGCGGATATCATCGCCAACGATCTGCGCGACTCCTACTTCTTCCGCCTGCGCGATGCGTTGACTCAAATCGAAGATGCGGTTGAGAAAAAATTCCCCACCCGCGCCGCCGAATGGGCGGGGCAGTCGGCGGGATATTTCTCCATCCTGCAAGCGGATATGCGCGAGAAGCTCGGCGCGGACGAAACCGCCGCGTTGCAAGATTCTTTTGCCGCGCTCGAAGCCGCCGCGTTGAACGAAGATTGGGCGGAAGTCAAAACGCAAGCGGACGGCATTCATGCGGCGCTGACGAATTATCAGCCCGTTGAACTCACGCCCGCCGAAATTTCCAAACGCGGACAACTGCTGTATCTCTTCACCAATCTCATTTACGTCGAATACAAGAACGGCGTGCGCGATGGGAAGATCACAGTCGCCATCGAATATCAGGAAGCGATCACCTTTCGCGCCCAGGCGCAAACGGTCTTTGAAGACGTGCGCCCGTCCATTGCCGCTGTGGACCCGAACGCCGCCGCGCGGCTTGAAGCGATCTTGAGCGAACTCAATACGACGATCCTCAATTATGGCGAACCGAACGACGTGAAAGTTTTGGTGGATGAAGCGCTGGGGATTATCGAATCCACGTTGAAGGTCAGCGCGGACGCGACCGATACCTCCGCGGCGTTCACCATTTTGAATACACTGCTCAATGAAATGCTGACCTCCGCCCGCGCGGGAAATTACGCCGACGCGGAACGCGCGCGCATCGAAGCCTACGCCATTTACGAAAGCGGACCCGAACAACGGCTGGCGCATCGCGCTCCCGTCCTTTCGCGCGAGCTCGAAGGCTTGTTTTGGGAAGGCACAGAAGGGCAGAAGGGCTTGTCCACGCTGATCGCCGATCAAGCCCCCGCCGAGGAAATTGCCGCCAGCGTGAACCAGCTCAACGTCAAGTTGAACGAAGCGCAGGATTTTCTCTCCGTCGGCATGAGCGGATTTTTAGCCGTCGTCAACAGCATGGTCATCATCCTGCGCGAAGGTTTGGAAGCGGTGCTGATCCTCGGCGCGATCCTCGGTTATTTGAGCGCCACCAACAGCCCGCGCAAATTCAGCGCGTGGGTTTATGCGGGCGTCGCCGCCGCGATCGCGTTGAGCCTCCTCATCTGGTGGGCGGCGCAAAGCTTCATCACCATCACCGTCGCGCAACGCGAAGTGATCGAAGGCGCCTCCAGTTTGCTGGCGGTGGTCGTGTTGTTTTACGTCACCAACTGGCTGTTTGAAAAAGTGTACGTGGTGGATTGGATCGCCTACGTCAAAGCGCAGGTGGGCAAGGCGCTCAACACGGGTTCGGCGCTGGCGTTGGCGGGCTTGGGCTTCACCGTCGTTTTCCGCGAAGGCTTTGAAACTGTTTTGTTTTATCAAGCCCTCGCCTTCGACGCGCCCGCCAGTTCGATCTTGCTCGGCTTCGTCATTGGCGCGGTCGTCATCTTCGCCGTCGCGTATGCGATTTTGAAATTGAGCAAACGCCTGCCGCTCAAACCGTTCTTCACCGTCACAGGTTTATTGCTGATGATGCTGGCGTTCAACCTGACGGGCGCGGGCGTGCGCGGTTTGCAGGAGGCGGGTCTCGTCGCCGCGCATTTGCTGACGTGGATTCCCGAAAACTTGATCCTGATGGAACTCTTCGGCGTGTACCCCACGCTCGAAACCACGCTCGCGCAAATTTTATTTTTGCTATTGCTGATCGCTACATTCAGTTACAGTCTATGGCGCAAGAAAAAGAAAGACACCCTCATCACACAACCCAAAGGAGTTTCGTAAGACATGCAGAAAAATTGGATCACATCCCTGACAGGGATTCTGACCCTCAGCCTGATTCTCTCCGCGTGCGCGACGCCTCAAGCCGCGCCGACAGTTGATTCGGCTTCGACAGAACCCGCCGCCGCCCAAGCCGACCTCAGCGCAGTGAAAGCCTACGCGGTGGATCAGGCGTCCCGTATGCAAGAAGCGACGGCGTCCCTGCGCGCGGGCGCGGAAAAATATTACGCCGCCATCGCCCAAATCAAAGCGGACCATCCCGATGCGAATCCCTACGAATATTTGTGGGCGAATCATGCCGAAGCCGCGAAAACCCTGCTCGATAAAATGCGCGCCGACTGGCTCGAAGCGCACACGCATTACGAATTGAATGAAGGCATCATCGCAGGCGTGCCTGCGCTTGCCTATTACGACGGCTGGCTGGACGCGGGTGCGCCCGCCTCTGAAGACCCCGAAGCGATTCAATGGACGTTGAAACTTGCCGATGGCACAACGCTCGAAAGCCCTGGCAACTTCTTCCACACGCTCACCGAACCCATCTTGTATGGCACGGTTGAAAAATACGTCGGGCTGGCTGTGGATTTGAACGGCGACGGAAGCCTCGGTTTGGG from Candidatus Defluviilinea gracilis carries:
- a CDS encoding FTR1 family iron permease — protein: MTQHRKCGAFIPFQHVPISRFIYLLLPLLLFFAFTLPARAQTTPVWDSAQRMRDLAFQAQSELYAAARASDPAANYQTAASLLDQAAEIYATSLQPAYQKSAPEADALVLNSLTRARTAALDGNAAALAAARGRLWTALLQGSQTLTLATLTAGDSAAAAEWLKLREYRSATRVNTVDDPSAQALAEVAQNQLSAGDAADIIANDLRDSYFFRLRDALTQIEDAVEKKFPTRAAEWAGQSAGYFSILQADMREKLGADETAALQDSFAALEAAALNEDWAEVKTQADGIHAALTNYQPVELTPAEISKRGQLLYLFTNLIYVEYKNGVRDGKITVAIEYQEAITFRAQAQTVFEDVRPSIAAVDPNAAARLEAILSELNTTILNYGEPNDVKVLVDEALGIIESTLKVSADATDTSAAFTILNTLLNEMLTSARAGNYADAERARIEAYAIYESGPEQRLAHRAPVLSRELEGLFWEGTEGQKGLSTLIADQAPAEEIAASVNQLNVKLNEAQDFLSVGMSGFLAVVNSMVIILREGLEAVLILGAILGYLSATNSPRKFSAWVYAGVAAAIALSLLIWWAAQSFITITVAQREVIEGASSLLAVVVLFYVTNWLFEKVYVVDWIAYVKAQVGKALNTGSALALAGLGFTVVFREGFETVLFYQALAFDAPASSILLGFVIGAVVIFAVAYAILKLSKRLPLKPFFTVTGLLLMMLAFNLTGAGVRGLQEAGLVAAHLLTWIPENLILMELFGVYPTLETTLAQILFLLLLIATFSYSLWRKKKKDTLITQPKGVS